Proteins from a genomic interval of Syngnathus typhle isolate RoL2023-S1 ecotype Sweden linkage group LG15, RoL_Styp_1.0, whole genome shotgun sequence:
- the LOC133168209 gene encoding solute carrier family 22 member 4-like isoform X1: protein MRDYDSSVAFLGTWGRFQLMVFFLLCSTILPNGTGSFSLVFITDTPQHRCQIPDANLSHEWQQAAVPLKVVDGELQPNGCRRYRLDLLRNFSANGLLPGRDVNLSSLEQEDCADGWVYSTDVYQSTVVSQFDLVCSQHWKQPLTATIFFLGVLVGSFFSGVLADRFGRKPVLFATLIIQAVFSLAQIAAPSWEVFCLLLFCSGLGNISNYVSCYVLGTEILTGNARVAYASTGVCLGFAFGYMTLPLFAYFLRSWKTLTLAIALPGFFYIPLWWILPESPMWLLSQGRVTEAEAIVRKAAKMNRVVAPEKIFLNSMSHSEEWPVERYNVLDLLKNRSVAITTILLCWVWFALSVCYYGLSLNTSQLHSDPYISCFLSAVVEVPAYASCSLAIRYLPRRLAVVAVFITMGLALFSIQLVPPSILGLAVALEMLGKFGATAGTSLLFAFTAELYPTGLRNTASGICVMVSRTGSCIAPFVVQLNIFFKYLPYITLGALAMLSILATIFLPESFRSPLPESLEQMQKRKSVTCPSVFRRKISKSVVVESPL, encoded by the exons ATGCGGGACTACGACAGCAGCGTGGCCTTCCTGGGAACGTGGGGTCGCTTCCAGCTCATGGTTTTCTTCCTGCTCTGCTCCACCATTTTGCCAAACGGAACAGGCTCCTTCTCACTGGTGTTCATCACTGACACACCACAGCACCGATGCCAGATCCCTGACGCCAACCTCAGTCACGAGTGGCAGCAGGCAGCAGTTCCACTGAAG GTGGTGGACGGGGAGCTGCAACCAAATGGCTGCCGCCGCTACCGATTGGACCTGCTCCGCAACTTTTCAGCCAATGGGTTGCTGCCCGGTCGTGACGTCAACCTGAGCAGCCTGGAGCAGGAGGACTGCGCCGACGGGTGGGTGTATAGCACCGACGTCTACCAGTCCACTGTGGTCTCCCAG TTTGACTTGGTGTGCAGTCAGCATTGGAAGCAACCCTTGACTGCTACCATTTTCTTCCTGGGGGTCTTGGTGGGATCTTTTTTCTCCGGAGTGCTTGCTGACAG atTTGGCCGTAAACCGGTGCTGTTCGCCACCTTGATCATTCAGGCCGTGTTCTCATTGGCCCAGATTGCTGCTCCATCTTGGGAGGTGTTCTGCTTGCTCCTCTTCTGCAGTGGCCTCGGCAATATCTCCAACTACGTGTCTTGCTATGTGTTGG GCACCGAAATCCTCACGGGCAATGCTCGGGTTGCTTACGCGTCAACGGGCGTGTGTTTGGGCTTCGCCTTTGGCTACATGACGCTGCCACTTTTTGCCTACTTTCTCCGGAGCTGGAAGACGTTGACGCTGGCCATCGCACTGCCCGGCTTCTTCTACATCCCCCTGTGGTG GATCCTCCCAGAGTCTCCCATGTGGCTTCTGTCTCAAGGTCGAGTGACAGAAGCCGAGGCCATCGTGAGAAAAGCCGCCAAGATGAACCGAGTGGTCGCACCGGAGAAAATCTTTCTCAATTCCATGTCGCAC TCAGAAGAGTGGCCCGTAGAGCGCTACAATGTTTTGGACCTGTTGAAGAACAGAAGCGTCGCCATTACGACCATCCTTCTCTGTTGGGTGTG GTTCGCGCTGAGCGTCTGCTACTACGGCCTGTCCCTGAACACGTCGCAGCTCCACTCGGATCCGTACATCAGCTGCTTCCTGTCCGCCGTGGTGGAGGTGCCGGCCTACGCCAGCTGCAGCCTGGCCATCCGATACCTGCCCCGTCGCCTGGCTGTGGTGGCCGTCTTTATCACCATGGGCCTGGCGCTCTTTTCCATCCAGCTGGTGCCCCCGA GTATTCTGGGTTTGGCCGTGGCCCTGGAGATGTTGGGGAAGTTTGGCGCCACGGCGGGAACGTCGCTGCTGTTTGCCTTCACGGCCGAGCTGTACCCGACGGGTCTTAGGAACACGGCGTCAGGGATCTGCGTGATGGTGTCGCGAACAGGAAGCTGCATTGCACCCTTTGTCGTACAGCTGA ACATCTTTTTCAAGTATCTGCCGTATATCACCTTGGGCGCTCTGGCCATGCTGTCCATCCTGGCCACCATCTTCTTGCCAGAGAGTTTTAGGAGCCCGCTTCCCGAGAGCCTTGAACAGATGCAGAAGAGGAAAAG
- the LOC133168209 gene encoding solute carrier family 22 member 4-like isoform X4 — protein sequence MRDYDSSVAFLGTWGRFQLMVFFLLCSTILPNGTGSFSLVFITDTPQHRCQIPDANLSHEWQQAAVPLKVVDGELQPNGCRRYRLDLLRNFSANGLLPGRDVNLSSLEQEDCADGWVYSTDVYQSTVVSQFDLVCSQHWKQPLTATIFFLGVLVGSFFSGVLADRILPESPMWLLSQGRVTEAEAIVRKAAKMNRVVAPEKIFLNSMSHSEEWPVERYNVLDLLKNRSVAITTILLCWVWFALSVCYYGLSLNTSQLHSDPYISCFLSAVVEVPAYASCSLAIRYLPRRLAVVAVFITMGLALFSIQLVPPSILGLAVALEMLGKFGATAGTSLLFAFTAELYPTGLRNTASGICVMVSRTGSCIAPFVVQLNIFFKYLPYITLGALAMLSILATIFLPESFRSPLPESLEQMQKRKSVTCPSVFRRKISKSVVVESPL from the exons ATGCGGGACTACGACAGCAGCGTGGCCTTCCTGGGAACGTGGGGTCGCTTCCAGCTCATGGTTTTCTTCCTGCTCTGCTCCACCATTTTGCCAAACGGAACAGGCTCCTTCTCACTGGTGTTCATCACTGACACACCACAGCACCGATGCCAGATCCCTGACGCCAACCTCAGTCACGAGTGGCAGCAGGCAGCAGTTCCACTGAAG GTGGTGGACGGGGAGCTGCAACCAAATGGCTGCCGCCGCTACCGATTGGACCTGCTCCGCAACTTTTCAGCCAATGGGTTGCTGCCCGGTCGTGACGTCAACCTGAGCAGCCTGGAGCAGGAGGACTGCGCCGACGGGTGGGTGTATAGCACCGACGTCTACCAGTCCACTGTGGTCTCCCAG TTTGACTTGGTGTGCAGTCAGCATTGGAAGCAACCCTTGACTGCTACCATTTTCTTCCTGGGGGTCTTGGTGGGATCTTTTTTCTCCGGAGTGCTTGCTGACAG GATCCTCCCAGAGTCTCCCATGTGGCTTCTGTCTCAAGGTCGAGTGACAGAAGCCGAGGCCATCGTGAGAAAAGCCGCCAAGATGAACCGAGTGGTCGCACCGGAGAAAATCTTTCTCAATTCCATGTCGCAC TCAGAAGAGTGGCCCGTAGAGCGCTACAATGTTTTGGACCTGTTGAAGAACAGAAGCGTCGCCATTACGACCATCCTTCTCTGTTGGGTGTG GTTCGCGCTGAGCGTCTGCTACTACGGCCTGTCCCTGAACACGTCGCAGCTCCACTCGGATCCGTACATCAGCTGCTTCCTGTCCGCCGTGGTGGAGGTGCCGGCCTACGCCAGCTGCAGCCTGGCCATCCGATACCTGCCCCGTCGCCTGGCTGTGGTGGCCGTCTTTATCACCATGGGCCTGGCGCTCTTTTCCATCCAGCTGGTGCCCCCGA GTATTCTGGGTTTGGCCGTGGCCCTGGAGATGTTGGGGAAGTTTGGCGCCACGGCGGGAACGTCGCTGCTGTTTGCCTTCACGGCCGAGCTGTACCCGACGGGTCTTAGGAACACGGCGTCAGGGATCTGCGTGATGGTGTCGCGAACAGGAAGCTGCATTGCACCCTTTGTCGTACAGCTGA ACATCTTTTTCAAGTATCTGCCGTATATCACCTTGGGCGCTCTGGCCATGCTGTCCATCCTGGCCACCATCTTCTTGCCAGAGAGTTTTAGGAGCCCGCTTCCCGAGAGCCTTGAACAGATGCAGAAGAGGAAAAG
- the LOC133168209 gene encoding solute carrier family 22 member 4-like isoform X2, with product MRDYDSSVAFLGTWGRFQLMVFFLLCSTILPNGTGSFSLVFITDTPQHRCQIPDANLSHEWQQAAVPLKVVDGELQPNGCRRYRLDLLRNFSANGLLPGRDVNLSSLEQEDCADGWVYSTDVYQSTVVSQFDLVCSQHWKQPLTATIFFLGVLVGSFFSGVLADRFGRKPVLFATLIIQAVFSLAQIAAPSWEVFCLLLFCSGLGNISNYVSCYVLGTEILTGNARVAYASTGVCLGFAFGYMTLPLFAYFLRSWKTLTLAIALPGFFYIPLWWSSDRSRGHREKSRQDEPSGRTGENLSQFHVALRRVARRALQCFGPVEEQKRRHYDHPSLLGVLHSDPYISCFLSAVVEVPAYASCSLAIRYLPRRLAVVAVFITMGLALFSIQLVPPSILGLAVALEMLGKFGATAGTSLLFAFTAELYPTGLRNTASGICVMVSRTGSCIAPFVVQLNIFFKYLPYITLGALAMLSILATIFLPESFRSPLPESLEQMQKRKSVTCPSVFRRKISKSVVVESPL from the exons ATGCGGGACTACGACAGCAGCGTGGCCTTCCTGGGAACGTGGGGTCGCTTCCAGCTCATGGTTTTCTTCCTGCTCTGCTCCACCATTTTGCCAAACGGAACAGGCTCCTTCTCACTGGTGTTCATCACTGACACACCACAGCACCGATGCCAGATCCCTGACGCCAACCTCAGTCACGAGTGGCAGCAGGCAGCAGTTCCACTGAAG GTGGTGGACGGGGAGCTGCAACCAAATGGCTGCCGCCGCTACCGATTGGACCTGCTCCGCAACTTTTCAGCCAATGGGTTGCTGCCCGGTCGTGACGTCAACCTGAGCAGCCTGGAGCAGGAGGACTGCGCCGACGGGTGGGTGTATAGCACCGACGTCTACCAGTCCACTGTGGTCTCCCAG TTTGACTTGGTGTGCAGTCAGCATTGGAAGCAACCCTTGACTGCTACCATTTTCTTCCTGGGGGTCTTGGTGGGATCTTTTTTCTCCGGAGTGCTTGCTGACAG atTTGGCCGTAAACCGGTGCTGTTCGCCACCTTGATCATTCAGGCCGTGTTCTCATTGGCCCAGATTGCTGCTCCATCTTGGGAGGTGTTCTGCTTGCTCCTCTTCTGCAGTGGCCTCGGCAATATCTCCAACTACGTGTCTTGCTATGTGTTGG GCACCGAAATCCTCACGGGCAATGCTCGGGTTGCTTACGCGTCAACGGGCGTGTGTTTGGGCTTCGCCTTTGGCTACATGACGCTGCCACTTTTTGCCTACTTTCTCCGGAGCTGGAAGACGTTGACGCTGGCCATCGCACTGCCCGGCTTCTTCTACATCCCCCTGTGGTG GTCGAGTGACAGAAGCCGAGGCCATCGTGAGAAAAGCCGCCAAGATGAACCGAGTGGTCGCACCGGAGAAAATCTTTCTCAATTCCATGTCGCAC TCAGAAGAGTGGCCCGTAGAGCGCTACAATGTTTTGGACCTGTTGAAGAACAGAAGCGTCGCCATTACGACCATCCTTCTCTGTTGGGTGTG CTCCACTCGGATCCGTACATCAGCTGCTTCCTGTCCGCCGTGGTGGAGGTGCCGGCCTACGCCAGCTGCAGCCTGGCCATCCGATACCTGCCCCGTCGCCTGGCTGTGGTGGCCGTCTTTATCACCATGGGCCTGGCGCTCTTTTCCATCCAGCTGGTGCCCCCGA GTATTCTGGGTTTGGCCGTGGCCCTGGAGATGTTGGGGAAGTTTGGCGCCACGGCGGGAACGTCGCTGCTGTTTGCCTTCACGGCCGAGCTGTACCCGACGGGTCTTAGGAACACGGCGTCAGGGATCTGCGTGATGGTGTCGCGAACAGGAAGCTGCATTGCACCCTTTGTCGTACAGCTGA ACATCTTTTTCAAGTATCTGCCGTATATCACCTTGGGCGCTCTGGCCATGCTGTCCATCCTGGCCACCATCTTCTTGCCAGAGAGTTTTAGGAGCCCGCTTCCCGAGAGCCTTGAACAGATGCAGAAGAGGAAAAG
- the LOC133168209 gene encoding solute carrier family 22 member 4-like isoform X3 gives MRDYDSSVAFLGTWGRFQLMVFFLLCSTILPNGTGSFSLVFITDTPQHRCQIPDANLSHEWQQAAVPLKVVDGELQPNGCRRYRLDLLRNFSANGLLPGRDVNLSSLEQEDCADGWVYSTDVYQSTVVSQFDLVCSQHWKQPLTATIFFLGVLVGSFFSGVLADRFGRKPVLFATLIIQAVFSLAQIAAPSWEVFCLLLFCSGLGNISNYVSCYVLGRVTEAEAIVRKAAKMNRVVAPEKIFLNSMSHSEEWPVERYNVLDLLKNRSVAITTILLCWVWFALSVCYYGLSLNTSQLHSDPYISCFLSAVVEVPAYASCSLAIRYLPRRLAVVAVFITMGLALFSIQLVPPSILGLAVALEMLGKFGATAGTSLLFAFTAELYPTGLRNTASGICVMVSRTGSCIAPFVVQLNIFFKYLPYITLGALAMLSILATIFLPESFRSPLPESLEQMQKRKSVTCPSVFRRKISKSVVVESPL, from the exons ATGCGGGACTACGACAGCAGCGTGGCCTTCCTGGGAACGTGGGGTCGCTTCCAGCTCATGGTTTTCTTCCTGCTCTGCTCCACCATTTTGCCAAACGGAACAGGCTCCTTCTCACTGGTGTTCATCACTGACACACCACAGCACCGATGCCAGATCCCTGACGCCAACCTCAGTCACGAGTGGCAGCAGGCAGCAGTTCCACTGAAG GTGGTGGACGGGGAGCTGCAACCAAATGGCTGCCGCCGCTACCGATTGGACCTGCTCCGCAACTTTTCAGCCAATGGGTTGCTGCCCGGTCGTGACGTCAACCTGAGCAGCCTGGAGCAGGAGGACTGCGCCGACGGGTGGGTGTATAGCACCGACGTCTACCAGTCCACTGTGGTCTCCCAG TTTGACTTGGTGTGCAGTCAGCATTGGAAGCAACCCTTGACTGCTACCATTTTCTTCCTGGGGGTCTTGGTGGGATCTTTTTTCTCCGGAGTGCTTGCTGACAG atTTGGCCGTAAACCGGTGCTGTTCGCCACCTTGATCATTCAGGCCGTGTTCTCATTGGCCCAGATTGCTGCTCCATCTTGGGAGGTGTTCTGCTTGCTCCTCTTCTGCAGTGGCCTCGGCAATATCTCCAACTACGTGTCTTGCTATGTGTTGG GTCGAGTGACAGAAGCCGAGGCCATCGTGAGAAAAGCCGCCAAGATGAACCGAGTGGTCGCACCGGAGAAAATCTTTCTCAATTCCATGTCGCAC TCAGAAGAGTGGCCCGTAGAGCGCTACAATGTTTTGGACCTGTTGAAGAACAGAAGCGTCGCCATTACGACCATCCTTCTCTGTTGGGTGTG GTTCGCGCTGAGCGTCTGCTACTACGGCCTGTCCCTGAACACGTCGCAGCTCCACTCGGATCCGTACATCAGCTGCTTCCTGTCCGCCGTGGTGGAGGTGCCGGCCTACGCCAGCTGCAGCCTGGCCATCCGATACCTGCCCCGTCGCCTGGCTGTGGTGGCCGTCTTTATCACCATGGGCCTGGCGCTCTTTTCCATCCAGCTGGTGCCCCCGA GTATTCTGGGTTTGGCCGTGGCCCTGGAGATGTTGGGGAAGTTTGGCGCCACGGCGGGAACGTCGCTGCTGTTTGCCTTCACGGCCGAGCTGTACCCGACGGGTCTTAGGAACACGGCGTCAGGGATCTGCGTGATGGTGTCGCGAACAGGAAGCTGCATTGCACCCTTTGTCGTACAGCTGA ACATCTTTTTCAAGTATCTGCCGTATATCACCTTGGGCGCTCTGGCCATGCTGTCCATCCTGGCCACCATCTTCTTGCCAGAGAGTTTTAGGAGCCCGCTTCCCGAGAGCCTTGAACAGATGCAGAAGAGGAAAAG